Below is a window of Moorella thermoacetica DNA.
GGTGGAAAAAATCGAGGCCATGACCCCCGACGAGCGTTACGCCTTCTGGACAGGTGCGTACGACCGCTGCCTGCGATGCTACGCCTGCCGCAATATCTGTCCGGCCTGTAACTGCCGCGAGTGCATCTTCGACCGTGCTCAATCGGGCTGGTGCGGCAAGCAGATGAGCCGCAGTGAAAACCAGTTCTTTGCCATCACCAGGGCTATGCACGTGGCCGGGCGCTGCATTGAGTGCGGCGAGTGTGAGCGGGTCTGCCCGGAGGGGATTCCCATTATGGCCCTCAACAAGAAGATTATCAAAGACCTAAACGAACTCTTCGGCGAGTACGAAGCGGGTCTGGATCTGGAAGTGCGGCCGCCCCTTGGCCAGTACAACCTCAATGATCCGGACGAGTTTAATAGGTAGGGGGGAGGTGGCGTCATGCTGAAAATAGACCAAGCCAAACTGCCGGAGCTGCTCTCCGCCTGGGCCGGGGGAGCCAGGGTCTTCGTTCCCCAGGAGCGGGAGGGGACAAGTGTTTTTACCCCCTGGGATGGGGAGGGCAAGCTGACCCTGGGCCAGGGCAATACCCTGGAACCGCCCAAGGACCTCTTCTTCCCCCGGACGGAAACTATGTACCGTTACCAGGTGAACGGCCCTGCCGCCACCCTGGAAACCATGCCTCCCCTGGAAGAGAAGCGGGTGCTGGTAGGCATCCGCTCCTGTGACGCCCGCAGCCTCTTGATTATGGATGACGTTTTCTTGACCCGCGGGTATGTCGATGAATTCTACCGCCAGCGGCGGGAGAACACGCGGATAGTGGCCCTGGCCTGTAATGAGGCCCAGCCTTACTGTTTCTGCACCGCCTTTGGCATCGACCCCGGCCGCGCCGAAGGGGCTGATGTCCAGATGTGGCCCGGGGAAGGCGGTTATCTCCTGGAGGCAATCACCGACGCCGGCAAGGAGTTGTTAAAGCAGGCCGGCGATCTCCTGGAAGAGGCCGGGGATGTTCAGCCCCCGGCGGCGGCAGCGCCCGGTTTGCAGGTGGATGCCAGCGGGGTAACGGAAAAACTGCAGCGAATGTTCGAACACCCCTACTGGACGGCCGTCAGCCGCAAGTGCCTGGGATGCGGTGCCTGCACCTACCTCTGCCCCACCTGCCACTGCTTTGATATCCAGGGTGAAAACCAGGGTAACAGCGGCTATAAATTCCGCTGCTGGGACTCCTGCATGTTCTCCGAGTACACCCGGATGGCCGGCGGCCACAACCCCCGGCCTTCCAAGAAGGAACGCCTGCGCAACCGCTTCCTGCACAAGCTCCAGTACTTTCCGGAGCGCTACGGTAAATTTGCCTGTGTAGGCTGCGGCCGCTGCCTGGATCGCTGCCCGGTGAACGTTGATATTACCCGGGTAATCCGTGAGGTCAAGGAGGTGACCCTGTAATGGCGGAAGCAGCGCGGGTCAACCCCCTGGTACCCCAGATGGGCCGGATTACAAAGATTATCGATGAGACCCCGGATGTAAAAACATTCCATGTCACCACTGACGCCGGTAAACCCTTCACGCCCCTGCCGGGACAACTGGCCATGCTTTCCCTCCTGGACGTGGGCGAGGCCATGTTCTCCATCACCTCCCAGGGGCCGGACCACCTGGAACTGGCCATTAAAAGGGTCGGAATGCTGACGGACGCCCTCCACGAAGCTGAACCGGGACAGAGCGTCGGCATCCGGGGACCCTACGGCAACGGGTTCCCCCTGGAGATGATGCGGGGCAAGGACCTCCTCTTCATCGGCGGCGGCATCGGCCTGGCTCCGGTACGTTCCCTGATCAACTACTGCATCGAGCACCGGCAGGACTATGGCCATTTGTGGATCATCTACGGCGCCCGTTCCCCGGCCGACCTGTGCTTTAAGGACGACCTCTTCAACAACTGGCCCAAGGTGGAAAACTGCCGGGTGGACGTGACCGTCGACCGGGGCGACGACACCTGGCAGGGGCACGAGGGCTTCGTCCCGGCCTTTGTCGAGGAATTGAAGCCTAAGCCGGAAGGCAAGGTGGCCATTACCTGCGGCCCGCCCATTATGATCAAGTTTGTTCTCCAGTCTATGGAGAAGCTGGGCTTTAAGGACGAGCAGATTGTGACCACCCTGGAGATGCGTATGAAGTGCGGTATCGGCAAGTGCGGTCGCTGCAACCTGGGCAGCTGTTACGTCTGCCTGGACGGCCCCGTCTTTACCCTGGCCCAGTTGAAAAAGCTGCCGAATGAGTATTAGTTGGCTAGCTTAAGCCCATGGCTGACGGGTA
It encodes the following:
- a CDS encoding FAD/NAD(P)-binding protein, with translation MAEAARVNPLVPQMGRITKIIDETPDVKTFHVTTDAGKPFTPLPGQLAMLSLLDVGEAMFSITSQGPDHLELAIKRVGMLTDALHEAEPGQSVGIRGPYGNGFPLEMMRGKDLLFIGGGIGLAPVRSLINYCIEHRQDYGHLWIIYGARSPADLCFKDDLFNNWPKVENCRVDVTVDRGDDTWQGHEGFVPAFVEELKPKPEGKVAITCGPPIMIKFVLQSMEKLGFKDEQIVTTLEMRMKCGIGKCGRCNLGSCYVCLDGPVFTLAQLKKLPNEY
- a CDS encoding 4Fe-4S dicluster domain-containing protein — encoded protein: MLKIDQAKLPELLSAWAGGARVFVPQEREGTSVFTPWDGEGKLTLGQGNTLEPPKDLFFPRTETMYRYQVNGPAATLETMPPLEEKRVLVGIRSCDARSLLIMDDVFLTRGYVDEFYRQRRENTRIVALACNEAQPYCFCTAFGIDPGRAEGADVQMWPGEGGYLLEAITDAGKELLKQAGDLLEEAGDVQPPAAAAPGLQVDASGVTEKLQRMFEHPYWTAVSRKCLGCGACTYLCPTCHCFDIQGENQGNSGYKFRCWDSCMFSEYTRMAGGHNPRPSKKERLRNRFLHKLQYFPERYGKFACVGCGRCLDRCPVNVDITRVIREVKEVTL